A section of the Saccharopolyspora gregorii genome encodes:
- a CDS encoding helix-turn-helix transcriptional regulator, producing the protein MATEVEAKPHAAGTRTAGESGQRTRVAVWAPDPITLVGLTETLVSSLDVFVGSTDQPSDVDVWVFATDRVTSDVVARMRRTAAGSTAPAVLVTRELERAHLMSVVECRVVAVVHLTAATEERLVSTIAAAAAGGGSLPPNLLGELLRQVQTLQQEVLAPRGLNSAGFTPREIDVVRLMADGRDTEEIANQLCYSERTVKNIIYSMTNRLELRNRPQLVAHALRAGLI; encoded by the coding sequence ATGGCGACCGAGGTCGAGGCGAAGCCCCACGCTGCGGGGACCAGGACCGCGGGGGAGAGCGGGCAGCGAACGCGCGTGGCGGTGTGGGCCCCCGACCCGATCACGCTGGTCGGCCTCACCGAGACGCTGGTGAGCAGCCTCGACGTGTTCGTCGGGTCCACCGACCAGCCGTCGGACGTGGACGTGTGGGTGTTCGCGACCGACCGGGTCACCTCCGACGTGGTGGCCCGCATGCGGCGGACGGCGGCCGGCTCCACCGCTCCCGCGGTCCTGGTGACGCGCGAACTGGAGCGGGCCCACCTGATGAGCGTCGTCGAATGCCGGGTGGTCGCCGTCGTGCACCTCACCGCGGCCACCGAGGAACGCCTGGTCAGCACCATCGCTGCTGCCGCCGCCGGAGGTGGTTCGCTGCCGCCGAACCTGCTCGGCGAACTCCTGCGGCAGGTGCAGACCCTCCAGCAGGAGGTGCTGGCACCCCGCGGCCTCAACTCCGCCGGGTTCACCCCGCGCGAGATCGACGTGGTGCGGCTGATGGCCGACGGGCGGGACACCGAGGAGATCGCGAACCAGCTCTGCTACTCGGAGCGCACCGTCAAGAACATCATCTACAGCATGACCAACCGCCTGGAGCTGCGGAACCGCCCGCAGCTGGTCGCCCACGCGCTGCGCGCCGGGCTCATCTGA
- a CDS encoding SDR family oxidoreductase, with amino-acid sequence MATTPDIPAPDLTGRLAVVTGASDGVGLGLATRLAGAGAEVVLPVRNPRKGDAAIAKIRHRHPGAEVSLRELDLSSLASIAALADRLAGEGRPIHVLVNNAGVMTPPERRTTEDGFELQFGTNHLGHVALVAGLLPLLRAGRARVTSQLSVAAGRHGINWDDLQWERNYRGNRAYSQSKIALGLFGLELDRRSREGGWGISSNLCHPGVSPTNLLAARLEVGRGRDTAKARFIRALSARGVLFGTVDTASLPALHAATAPGAEGGRFYGPSGFRHFSGPPAEQEPYPGLRSTDEARRIWTTSEELIGLRFPAVEAPAG; translated from the coding sequence ATGGCGACCACCCCGGACATCCCGGCCCCCGACCTCACCGGCAGGCTCGCGGTGGTCACCGGAGCGAGCGACGGCGTCGGACTGGGGCTGGCGACCCGGCTCGCCGGCGCCGGTGCGGAGGTCGTGCTGCCGGTCCGCAACCCGCGCAAGGGCGATGCCGCGATCGCGAAGATCCGCCACCGGCACCCCGGGGCCGAGGTGTCGCTGCGCGAGCTCGACCTGTCCTCGCTCGCGTCCATCGCCGCGCTCGCGGACCGGCTCGCCGGGGAAGGGCGGCCGATCCACGTCCTGGTGAACAACGCCGGGGTGATGACCCCGCCCGAGCGGCGCACCACCGAGGACGGCTTCGAGCTCCAGTTCGGCACCAACCACCTCGGGCACGTCGCGCTCGTCGCCGGATTGCTGCCGCTGCTGCGCGCGGGCCGTGCCCGGGTCACCTCGCAGCTCAGCGTCGCCGCGGGGCGGCACGGCATCAACTGGGACGACCTCCAGTGGGAGCGGAACTACCGCGGGAACCGGGCCTACAGCCAGTCGAAGATCGCGCTCGGCCTGTTCGGCCTGGAACTCGACCGGCGCAGCCGGGAGGGCGGTTGGGGCATCAGCAGCAACCTCTGCCACCCGGGGGTGTCCCCCACGAACCTCCTCGCCGCCCGGCTCGAGGTCGGCCGCGGCCGGGACACCGCGAAGGCGCGGTTCATCCGCGCCCTGTCCGCGCGCGGCGTCCTGTTCGGGACGGTGGACACGGCGTCGCTGCCCGCGCTGCACGCCGCCACGGCACCCGGCGCGGAAGGCGGCCGGTTCTACGGACCCAGCGGTTTCCGCCACTTCTCCGGTCCGCCCGCCGAGCAGGAGCCGTACCCCGGCCTGCGCAGCACCGACGAGGCACGGCGCATCTGGACGACCTCCGAAGAGCTGATCGGGCTGCGGTTCCCGGCCGTGGAAGCCCCCGCCGGCTAG
- a CDS encoding TetR/AcrR family transcriptional regulator, translated as MATEEPTGAARRPGRPGPGSRPAPDEAEVLRRGVEAFADLGYERASARELARRLGVSHNFINDRYGSKSRFWRAAVDSVLEADQRERERLAGAGLDDAELVRAVIHHFYRSAVEVPLFGRLLADEFGRESERLDHLHEKYVAPTLRPLLPAVERLMAAGRLPRVPVDVLFFAVISPVAGLVQLPLAHRLGRAEPVTRDGQLRTARQLADLIADGLLGRHPES; from the coding sequence ATGGCGACCGAGGAACCGACCGGCGCGGCACGGCGGCCGGGACGGCCCGGGCCGGGCTCGCGGCCGGCACCGGACGAGGCCGAGGTCCTCCGGCGAGGCGTGGAGGCGTTCGCCGATCTCGGCTACGAGCGCGCCTCGGCGCGGGAACTCGCGCGACGCCTCGGCGTCAGCCACAACTTCATCAACGACCGCTACGGGTCCAAGTCCCGCTTCTGGCGGGCCGCGGTCGATTCCGTCCTCGAAGCCGACCAGCGGGAACGCGAGCGGCTGGCCGGGGCCGGATTGGACGATGCCGAGCTGGTCCGCGCCGTGATCCACCACTTCTACCGGTCCGCCGTCGAAGTGCCGCTGTTCGGGCGGTTGCTCGCCGACGAGTTCGGCCGGGAGTCCGAGCGCCTGGACCACCTGCACGAGAAGTACGTCGCGCCGACGCTGCGCCCGCTGCTCCCGGCGGTCGAACGACTCATGGCTGCGGGACGCCTGCCCCGGGTGCCGGTCGACGTGCTCTTCTTCGCCGTGATCAGCCCGGTCGCCGGGCTGGTGCAGCTGCCGCTGGCGCACCGGCTCGGCCGAGCCGAGCCGGTGACCCGGGACGGCCAGTTGCGCACCGCCCGCCAGCTCGCCGACCTGATCGCGGACGGCCTCCTCGGGCGGCACCCGGAGTCCTGA
- a CDS encoding trypsin-like serine protease, which translates to MRVRAAAATGVALAVAVLTAPAATAITGGEESPNAYPFTGSLQRPESPRPDGHVCGVTLISPEWVVTAAHCARTDDQATTGHPVDWRVRLGSVDPASGGELIDVDEFIAHPSGQQGNDIALLRLRTPAKGAPIPIAARTPPAGTPTRIMGWGVTCDENAPECFPAHLREADTEVQPADACERSGIGADEICVGARDGSTAATNMDSGGPALVADGDGWALAGAVHGSNGKGQPVVYTDVAAMRSWIESMTADRNPTLEGAAVVGDCSASIVRTGATRPQDPALVLTNGHCTSGARPAPGDVVVERPEEQMVGVLGTDGPVTTAKTTDLVYATMTGTDVALYRLDKTYAQLADEGVKVFELSARAPRQADAIDVVSGGLQDTWSCAVAGIVPELREEGYSQRQAIRYTEDCLPDAGGSGSPLLDPATGAVVGIHNSSNTSGEVCTADNPCEVDEEGVVTVHPQRRYAQQTAAIPACLTPGSGIDLSLPDCALPGAA; encoded by the coding sequence ATGCGCGTCCGTGCCGCAGCCGCGACCGGCGTCGCGCTGGCCGTGGCGGTGTTGACCGCACCCGCCGCGACAGCCATCACCGGTGGCGAGGAGTCGCCGAACGCCTACCCGTTCACGGGGTCGCTCCAGCGGCCCGAATCACCCCGGCCGGACGGGCACGTCTGCGGGGTCACGCTGATCTCGCCGGAGTGGGTGGTCACCGCCGCGCACTGCGCGCGGACCGACGACCAGGCCACCACGGGACATCCGGTGGACTGGCGGGTCCGGCTCGGGTCGGTCGACCCCGCCTCGGGCGGTGAGCTGATCGACGTCGACGAGTTCATCGCCCACCCCAGCGGGCAGCAGGGCAACGACATCGCCCTGCTGCGGTTGCGGACCCCGGCGAAGGGCGCCCCGATCCCGATCGCGGCGCGGACACCGCCCGCCGGGACGCCTACCCGGATCATGGGCTGGGGAGTGACCTGCGACGAGAACGCCCCGGAGTGCTTCCCCGCGCACCTGCGGGAAGCCGACACCGAGGTGCAGCCCGCCGACGCCTGCGAACGGTCCGGGATCGGCGCGGACGAGATCTGCGTCGGGGCCCGCGACGGCAGCACCGCCGCGACCAACATGGATTCCGGCGGGCCCGCGCTCGTCGCGGACGGCGATGGCTGGGCGCTGGCCGGTGCCGTGCACGGCAGCAACGGGAAGGGGCAGCCCGTCGTCTACACGGACGTGGCGGCGATGCGGTCCTGGATCGAGTCCATGACCGCCGACCGCAACCCCACCCTGGAAGGGGCGGCGGTCGTCGGCGACTGCTCCGCCTCCATCGTCCGCACCGGCGCGACCAGGCCGCAGGACCCGGCGCTGGTGCTCACCAACGGGCACTGCACCAGCGGCGCACGTCCCGCGCCCGGCGACGTGGTCGTCGAACGCCCCGAGGAGCAGATGGTCGGCGTCCTCGGCACCGACGGGCCGGTGACGACCGCGAAGACCACCGACCTGGTGTACGCCACCATGACCGGCACCGACGTCGCGCTGTACCGGTTGGACAAGACCTACGCGCAGCTCGCGGACGAGGGCGTCAAGGTCTTCGAGCTCTCCGCCCGGGCCCCGCGGCAGGCCGACGCGATCGACGTCGTCTCGGGCGGCTTGCAGGACACCTGGAGCTGCGCCGTCGCGGGCATCGTGCCGGAGCTGCGCGAGGAGGGCTACTCCCAGCGGCAGGCGATCCGGTACACCGAGGACTGCCTGCCCGACGCGGGCGGTTCCGGTTCGCCGCTGCTCGACCCGGCCACCGGTGCCGTCGTCGGGATCCACAACTCCAGCAACACCTCGGGCGAGGTCTGCACCGCGGACAACCCGTGCGAGGTGGACGAGGAAGGCGTGGTCACCGTCCACCCGCAGCGGCGCTACGCGCAGCAGACGGCGGCGATCCCCGCGTGCCTCACACCCGGATCGGGCATCGATCTCTCCCTCCCGGACTGCGCGCTGCCCGGCGCGGCCTGA
- a CDS encoding thymidine kinase: MAKLYFRYGAMNSGKSTALIQVAHNYQERGQRVVVVKPKLDTKSPVVLSRIMVTREVDVVPGEDDLLRDAVLAGGAPDCVLVDEAQFLTGPQVEDLFRLAVLDGIPVIAYGLRSDFRTRGFPGSLRLMELAHSIEELKTVCRCGRKATFNARTLDGEFTRDGSQVAIDGEVGYESMCGNCYLRNVGTLG; the protein is encoded by the coding sequence GTGGCGAAGCTCTACTTCCGGTACGGCGCGATGAACTCGGGCAAGTCGACGGCGCTGATCCAGGTGGCCCACAACTACCAGGAGCGCGGGCAGCGCGTCGTCGTGGTGAAGCCGAAGCTCGACACCAAGAGCCCGGTGGTGCTGTCCCGGATCATGGTGACCCGCGAGGTCGACGTGGTGCCCGGCGAGGACGACCTGCTGCGGGACGCGGTGCTCGCCGGGGGCGCACCGGACTGCGTCCTCGTCGACGAAGCCCAGTTCCTCACCGGTCCCCAGGTCGAGGACCTGTTCCGGCTCGCCGTGCTCGACGGGATCCCGGTCATCGCCTACGGGCTGCGCAGCGACTTCCGCACCCGCGGCTTCCCGGGCAGCCTCCGGTTGATGGAACTGGCGCACTCCATCGAGGAGCTCAAGACCGTCTGCCGCTGCGGGCGCAAGGCCACGTTCAACGCGCGCACCCTCGACGGCGAGTTCACCCGGGACGGCAGCCAGGTCGCCATCGACGGCGAAGTCGGCTACGAGTCCATGTGCGGGAACTGCTACCTGCGCAACGTCGGCACTCTCGGCTGA
- a CDS encoding SDR family oxidoreductase, which yields MASKTVLITGATSGIGAHTARSLLARGHRVVVTGRDERKLEKFLDEAGCPDRLLGLVGDAADWQATDSVVTRAVEHFGGLDAAVANAGFMSGDSIGAGDPALWAPMVLTNVLGPALLAHASLPHLEAAGGRLVLIGSVAGLKNSPGNLYSATKWATTGLAENVRLHATARGVGVTLVNPGMVDTPFWEGTGVPPFALPPRPVAETICFALDQPAGVDLNTLTIRPVGQPV from the coding sequence ATGGCGAGCAAGACCGTACTGATCACCGGCGCGACCAGCGGTATCGGCGCCCACACCGCGAGGTCGCTCCTCGCCCGCGGTCACCGCGTGGTGGTCACCGGCCGCGACGAGCGCAAGTTGGAGAAGTTCCTCGACGAGGCGGGCTGCCCCGACCGGCTGCTGGGCCTCGTCGGCGATGCGGCGGACTGGCAGGCCACCGACTCGGTCGTGACCCGCGCGGTGGAGCACTTCGGCGGCCTCGACGCGGCGGTCGCCAACGCCGGATTCATGTCCGGTGACTCCATCGGCGCCGGCGACCCGGCGCTGTGGGCTCCCATGGTCCTCACCAACGTCCTCGGGCCCGCCCTGCTGGCCCACGCCTCCCTGCCGCACCTGGAGGCCGCGGGCGGACGGCTGGTGCTCATCGGCAGCGTCGCCGGGCTGAAGAACTCCCCGGGCAATCTCTACTCGGCCACCAAGTGGGCCACCACCGGGCTCGCCGAGAACGTGCGCCTGCACGCCACGGCCCGTGGCGTCGGTGTCACCCTCGTCAACCCCGGCATGGTCGACACGCCCTTCTGGGAAGGCACCGGCGTTCCCCCCTTCGCCCTGCCGCCCCGACCTGTCGCCGAGACCATCTGCTTCGCCCTCGACCAGCCGGCCGGCGTCGACCTCAACACCCTGACCATCCGGCCCGTGGGCCAGCCCGTCTGA
- a CDS encoding helix-turn-helix transcriptional regulator, giving the protein MESASENHTAGPGDNRSEIRDFLISRRAKLAPEQVGMPTSRRRRVPGLRREEVAVLAGVSTEWYTRLEKGHIGGVSEEVLEAVAGALLLDEDERTYLFQLARAARSARRRPHGSHRRKIEEIPPSMQWALDSMTMAPAFVRSGRLDITASNALCRALYAPMFDSGTTVDRGRANFARYFFLDPGSADFFVDWEEGARATVAMLRAEAGREPHDRALRELVGELSTLSADFRTMWASHDVRIHHEGAKRLNHPEVGRLEMTFRSLNLPLSRRADHNLIIYAAEPGSPAAERLALLASWTAPRSAPTDPAAAPAGTPSGTPG; this is encoded by the coding sequence ATGGAATCCGCGTCCGAGAACCACACCGCCGGCCCCGGCGACAACCGCTCGGAGATCCGCGACTTCCTCATCAGCCGGCGGGCCAAGCTCGCCCCGGAACAGGTCGGAATGCCCACCAGCCGTCGCCGCCGGGTTCCGGGGCTGCGGCGCGAGGAGGTCGCGGTCCTCGCCGGGGTGAGCACCGAGTGGTACACGCGGCTGGAGAAGGGCCACATCGGTGGTGTCTCCGAGGAGGTGCTGGAAGCGGTCGCCGGTGCGCTGCTGCTCGACGAGGACGAGCGCACCTACCTGTTCCAGTTGGCCAGAGCGGCTCGGTCAGCCCGCCGCAGGCCGCACGGTTCGCACCGCCGCAAGATCGAGGAGATCCCGCCCTCCATGCAATGGGCGCTGGATTCCATGACCATGGCTCCCGCTTTCGTGCGCAGCGGCCGGTTGGACATCACCGCGAGCAATGCGCTGTGCAGGGCCCTGTACGCACCGATGTTCGACAGCGGCACCACCGTCGACCGGGGCCGGGCCAACTTCGCCCGCTACTTCTTCCTCGATCCCGGCTCGGCCGATTTCTTCGTCGACTGGGAGGAAGGTGCGCGGGCCACGGTCGCGATGCTCCGCGCCGAAGCCGGTCGTGAACCGCACGACCGGGCCCTGCGGGAACTCGTCGGCGAGCTGTCCACGCTCAGCGCCGACTTCCGCACCATGTGGGCCAGCCACGACGTCCGCATCCACCACGAAGGCGCCAAGCGGCTGAACCATCCCGAAGTCGGCCGGTTGGAGATGACCTTCCGCTCCCTGAACCTGCCGCTCTCCCGGCGAGCTGATCACAACCTGATCATCTACGCGGCCGAGCCCGGCTCCCCCGCGGCGGAGCGCCTCGCACTCCTCGCCAGTTGGACGGCGCCGCGGTCCGCGCCGACGGACCCTGCCGCGGCACCCGCGGGCACGCCCTCCGGCACACCGGGCTGA
- a CDS encoding NAD(P)/FAD-dependent oxidoreductase gives MAAETDQTDPSRDHRPVPGSPGRKPRIVIVGGGHVGLTVALRLQKRLEPGEARITVIDPQSHMTYQPFLPEAAAGSVEPRHVVVPLRQALRRSEVLTAQVTCIDHRSRELTATLADGTEEHLTYDVLVVVPGSVSRALPIPGLSERGVGFKTIGEAIYLRNHVLSRLDIAASTSDPELRRRLLTFLFIGGGYAGIEAIAELESMAREAIRAYRTLEPGDMRWIMVEATGRIMPEVSAPMGEYTRRRLEERRIEVKTDTTAKTLTDGHVVLSDGDEFDADTIAWTAGVKPHPMLEDSDLPRDGKGRVECTAKLQVRGTQDVFAAGDCAAVPDLTSDKADALCGPSAQHAVRQARVLADNVVALLRGHKQQEYRHRYAGSVAGLGLFQGAAEVYGIKLKGLPAWLLHRAYHLAKLPTLRLKARILGDWLLEIPLRRQTVALGELHDPRSAFVKAANTRGLPTEHGRAG, from the coding sequence ATGGCAGCTGAAACGGACCAGACGGACCCGTCCCGCGACCACCGGCCCGTCCCGGGCTCGCCGGGCCGGAAGCCGCGGATCGTCATCGTCGGCGGCGGCCACGTGGGCCTGACCGTGGCGCTGCGGCTGCAGAAGCGGCTGGAACCCGGCGAAGCGCGGATCACCGTCATCGACCCGCAGTCGCACATGACCTACCAGCCGTTCCTGCCGGAGGCGGCCGCCGGATCCGTCGAACCGCGGCACGTGGTGGTGCCGCTGCGGCAGGCGTTGCGGCGCAGCGAGGTCCTCACCGCGCAGGTCACCTGCATCGACCACCGCAGCCGCGAGCTGACCGCCACGCTCGCCGACGGCACCGAGGAGCACCTCACCTACGACGTGCTCGTCGTCGTGCCCGGTTCGGTGTCGCGGGCGCTGCCCATCCCGGGCCTGTCCGAGCGGGGCGTGGGCTTCAAGACCATCGGCGAGGCCATCTACCTGCGCAACCACGTGCTGTCCCGGCTGGACATCGCCGCCAGCACCTCCGATCCGGAGCTGCGGCGGCGGTTGCTGACGTTCCTGTTCATCGGCGGCGGCTACGCGGGCATCGAGGCGATCGCCGAGCTGGAGAGCATGGCCCGGGAGGCGATCCGCGCCTACCGCACCCTCGAACCCGGCGACATGCGCTGGATCATGGTGGAGGCGACCGGCCGCATCATGCCCGAGGTCAGCGCGCCGATGGGCGAGTACACCCGCCGCCGCCTGGAGGAACGCCGCATCGAGGTGAAGACCGACACCACCGCGAAGACCCTCACCGACGGGCACGTGGTGCTCTCCGACGGCGACGAGTTCGACGCGGACACGATCGCCTGGACCGCCGGGGTCAAACCGCACCCGATGCTGGAGGACTCCGACCTGCCCCGCGACGGCAAGGGCCGGGTGGAGTGCACCGCGAAGCTGCAGGTCCGCGGCACCCAGGACGTGTTCGCCGCCGGCGACTGCGCCGCCGTCCCCGACCTGACCAGTGACAAGGCCGACGCGCTGTGCGGGCCGTCCGCCCAGCACGCGGTGCGCCAGGCGAGGGTGCTCGCCGACAACGTCGTCGCGCTGCTGCGCGGCCACAAGCAGCAGGAGTACCGGCACCGCTACGCCGGATCCGTCGCCGGGCTCGGCCTGTTCCAAGGCGCCGCCGAGGTGTACGGCATCAAGCTCAAGGGCCTGCCCGCGTGGCTGCTGCACCGCGCCTACCACCTGGCGAAGCTGCCGACGCTGCGGCTGAAGGCCCGCATCCTCGGCGACTGGCTGCTGGAGATCCCGCTGCGGCGGCAGACCGTCGCCCTCGGCGAACTCCACGACCCGCGGTCCGCGTTCGTCAAGGCCGCCAACACCCGGGGCCTGCCCACCGAGCACGGCCGCGCCGGGTGA
- a CDS encoding DUF6158 family protein — MTPTGVPADELAEPDLLRELERLHRTRNETFLHGAPDALREHTARSFELEQEYLRRHPDRQVDPRRTRAGARGDPVHGS, encoded by the coding sequence ATGACCCCCACCGGAGTGCCCGCCGACGAGCTCGCCGAGCCGGACCTGCTGCGCGAGCTGGAACGGCTGCACCGCACCCGCAACGAGACGTTCCTGCACGGAGCGCCGGACGCGCTGCGCGAGCACACCGCGCGGTCGTTCGAACTGGAACAGGAGTACCTGCGCAGGCATCCCGACCGCCAGGTGGATCCGCGGCGGACCCGCGCGGGCGCGAGAGGAGACCCGGTTCATGGCAGCTGA
- a CDS encoding WhiB family transcriptional regulator, giving the protein MLANAVPSRGEVVITMTATMRLPKPVAETWEWQLQAACRDLSTSTFFHPENERGSARSNREEQAKQICHRCPVMLSCREHALAVQEPYGVWGGLSERERQDLLAKRVPKPRAAA; this is encoded by the coding sequence GTGCTGGCGAACGCAGTGCCGTCCCGCGGCGAGGTGGTGATCACGATGACGGCGACCATGCGGCTGCCCAAACCGGTGGCCGAGACCTGGGAGTGGCAGCTGCAAGCCGCCTGCCGGGACCTGAGCACCAGCACGTTCTTCCACCCGGAGAACGAGCGCGGCAGCGCCCGCAGCAACCGGGAGGAGCAGGCGAAGCAGATCTGCCACCGCTGCCCGGTGATGCTGTCCTGCCGCGAGCACGCGCTGGCCGTGCAGGAGCCGTACGGCGTCTGGGGCGGGCTCAGCGAACGGGAACGGCAGGACCTGCTGGCGAAGCGGGTGCCGAAGCCGCGCGCCGCGGCGTGA
- a CDS encoding GNAT family N-acetyltransferase has translation MDPLHDPDDEALLDPRQARELAGLVETARLASGAIRYGRIGRVGAATVVLNQDDPLPAGNHAVGLWGTLAEVATTLLTLERSFADAGRPEAIVYASPTTVAEIEGIADDSGWRAVEEQMALLHREDKTPSRDVRPATDDDLRGIAELIGDDAGLSDDGERRLVRTLAHRGDDPRCVLRVVDDPEADRIAGFAQGFAERGVGLVEQVVVRPGRRRRGIGSSLVAEVVDEVRARGARLVAAHGDEGGAAERFADECGFEAVYPVTAYARRVDELLD, from the coding sequence GTGGACCCGCTGCACGATCCGGACGACGAAGCCCTGCTCGACCCGCGACAGGCGCGGGAACTCGCCGGGCTCGTCGAAACCGCCCGCCTCGCCTCCGGCGCCATCCGCTACGGCCGCATCGGCCGCGTCGGAGCCGCCACCGTGGTGCTCAACCAGGACGACCCGCTGCCCGCGGGCAACCACGCCGTCGGCCTGTGGGGCACGCTCGCCGAGGTCGCCACGACGCTGCTCACCTTGGAGCGGTCCTTCGCGGACGCCGGGCGGCCCGAAGCGATCGTGTACGCCTCGCCGACCACGGTCGCCGAGATCGAGGGCATCGCCGACGACTCCGGCTGGCGCGCCGTCGAGGAGCAGATGGCGCTGCTGCACCGCGAGGACAAGACGCCCAGCCGGGACGTCCGGCCCGCCACCGACGACGACCTGCGCGGCATCGCCGAGCTCATCGGCGACGACGCCGGCCTGTCCGACGACGGGGAGCGGCGGCTGGTGCGGACCCTCGCGCACCGCGGCGACGACCCCCGCTGCGTGCTGCGCGTCGTCGACGACCCGGAAGCCGACCGCATCGCCGGATTCGCGCAGGGCTTCGCGGAACGCGGCGTCGGCCTCGTCGAGCAGGTCGTGGTGCGGCCGGGGCGCAGGCGGCGCGGCATCGGTTCGTCCCTGGTCGCGGAGGTCGTCGACGAGGTGCGGGCGCGCGGGGCGCGGCTCGTCGCCGCGCACGGCGACGAAGGGGGAGCGGCTGAGCGCTTCGCCGACGAGTGCGGGTTCGAGGCCGTCTACCCGGTGACCGCCTACGCGCGGCGGGTGGACGAGCTGCTCGACTGA